Proteins encoded within one genomic window of Neoarius graeffei isolate fNeoGra1 chromosome 18, fNeoGra1.pri, whole genome shotgun sequence:
- the radil gene encoding ras-associating and dilute domain-containing protein isoform X5, which produces MFYGSSSASMSLPSKSRLKRQSRTITQVLYRTLSYRDRRSVTDLPEQVRDDPAELSTQTSAPGVLKIFGDEISAGANYKSVLATPRSSAQELIKEALERYSLSKGSASSYVLCDVIGRFEGPERRWRTECLRALGSNEKPLLLQELWKPKEGFARRFELRRRAEVEELAAKEKDTVTADINAQARKLQRNRAKGTMTLQHGSSFCRSLSETSLNLVGVVGEEPKRYSTLPVSGRARSDGCKEGGGVKHSLYQSPHLLLLQGYNRQDCLVYLLNKEQHTVGQETASTRPNICLSSPDILPLHCRIRRRRSSSSSSSSSSSFSSDYRLLLEPVGHGTVLINFTRIERPTPLRHGDLLSFGAHYIFLYRDPLSAKPLPGHTLTRLRTLGAKNVEACPTCGAAPREWVGFRQSSKSAKGPKKRKLALEFERAQEDALVNRVLTLIEPSGDDHKLTPAYLLCLCIQHSALSFPPGSFGKLLLKIAKKIQSIAWEKTKELAQKQAQHQDPASLSLLSISDLVPDLQVIFFWMANSIEILYFIQQKSPTYMQNIEMMDNKAGSKESLLSATISASEEVMTILEEVIMYTFQQCVYYITKSLYVVLPALLDCSPFGSESSSEACRRATGTRACVCSVCVMPEAVRRTLCVFQTTADLMQQYQVHVEIQSQMFAYLFFFTNASLFNLLIDKGPVRGWFQHSQALQIQACLRMLLDWAKGAGRAQIAQKFFAKLCSMVTILITPAPQLSQMSWKVLRTEHPSLKPVQLHRILSQYHLTGEVGSVPTWQPSSEDEAYVYRTVDLLENFDNHPPIVLPSAGFKVDLESECVDDSIYRHLLYIRHFLWGLRTKTHGSTDRQENPRGEGEGEVRISSIGGRGESAGTEERPRERTHTPHYRNGMSVRHAADPSCLLTPPNTPMYPEFTHTPYAKHSQQERIPANGCTRSTPEHKKINGYISNGTEGPLNGCGFPFPIPLAQTLGNNSDPVCSVFVVDLDKGPYGLGMGLIDGLHTPLNSPGIYIRTLIPDGPAASDGRLHIGDRILAVNGKSLIGADYQSAVDLIRLGGGRLRFLVAKSDPEVSEKISASSC; this is translated from the exons ATGTTCTACGGCTCCTCTTCAGCCAGCATGTCACTGCCCTCAAAGAGCCGTCTGAAGCGCCAGAGCCGCACCATCACGCAGGTCCTGTACCGGACTCTGAGCTACCGGGACCGTCGCTCGGTTACCGACCTGCCTGAGCAAGTGCGGGACGACCCAGCTGAACTCTCCACGCAGACCTCAGCTCCAGGTGTTCTCAAGATCTTTGGAGATGAAATCAGCGCCGGGGCTAACTACAAGAGCGTTTTGGCTACTCCACGTTCCAGCGCACAGGAGCTCATAAAAGAGGCACTGGAGCGCTACTCACTGAGCAAAGGTTCAGCCAGTAGCTATGTGCTATGTGATGTGATTGGGCGGTTCGAGGGCCCTGAGCGACGGTGGAGGACAGAGTGCTTGCGGGCACTGGGCAGCAATGAGAAGCCTCTCCTTCTGCAGGAGCTCTGGAAGCCAAAGGAAGGATTCGCAAGGCGCTTCGAGCTCAGGCGGAGGGCTGAAGTAGAGGAGCTGGCAGCTAAAGAGAAAGACACGGTAACTGCAG ATATAAACGCACAGGCACGGAAACTTCAGCGGAACCGCGCTAAGGGAACAATGACCCTGCAGCATGGCTCGTCCTTCTGCCGCAGCCTCAGTGAGACCAGTCTCAACCTAGTGGGCGTGGTGGGGGAGGAACCAAAGCGCTATTCTACACTGCCCGTGTCAGGCCGAGCACGCTCAGATGGATGCAAAGAGGGGGGCGGAGTCAAGCATTCCCTCTACCAATCACCTCATTTGCTGCTTCTCCAAGGATATAACAGACAA GACTGCCTGGTTTACCTGCTGAACAAAGAACAGCACACGGTAGGTCAGGAGACGGCAAGCACGCGGCCAAACATCTGTCTGTCATCTCCGGACATTCTCCCACTGCACTGCCGCATACGCCGCCGACGCTCGTCTTCCTCGTCCtcgtcctcttcttcttccttttcCTCAGACTATCGGCTCTTACTGGAACCGGTCGGCCACGGCACCGTGTTGATCAACTTCACTCGTATCGAGCGTCCCACTCCGCTGCGTCACGGCGACCTGCTGTCATTTGGTGCCCATTATATCTTCCTATACAGAGACCCACTAAGCGCCAAGCCACTACCTGGCCACACCCTGACCCGCCTCCGCACCCTCGGTGCCAAAAATGTGGAGGCATGTCCGACATGCGGTGCTGCCCCACGGGAGTGGGTGGGGTTTCGGCAAAGCTCAAAGAGTGCAAAGGGGCCAAAGAAGAGGAAGCTGGCGCTGGAGTTTGAGCGAGCCCAAGAGGATGCGCTGGTGAATCGGGTGCTCACGCTGATCGAGCCGAGCGGCGACGATCACAAGCTCACTCCCGCATATCTGCTCTGCCTGTGCATCCAACACTCAGCGCTTTCATTCCCACCCGGCAGCTTCGGGAAACTGCTCCTCAAAATCGCTAAGAAGATCCAGAGCATCGCATGG GAGAAGACAAAGGAATTGGCACAGAAGCAAGCTCAGCA TCAGGATCCAGCCTCCCTGTCACTGCTTAGCATCTCTGACCTTGTGCCGGATCTTCAGGTCATTTTCTTTTGGATGGCGAACTCCATCGAGATCCTGTACTTCATTCAGCAGAAATCACCTACATACATGCAAAATATTGAAATGATGGACAACAAAG CTGGATCTAAAGAGTCGCTCCTCTCGGCGACAATATCAGCCAGTGAAGAGGTGATGACTATTCTGGAGGAAGTCATCATGTACACATTTCAGCAGTGTGTCTACTACATTACAAAG TCCTTGTATGTGGTGTTGCCAGCCTTGTTGGACTGCAGCCCATTTGGAAGCGAGTCATCGTCGGAGGCTTGCCGGCGGGCGACGGGCACACGggcgtgtgtgtgcagtgtgtgtgttatgCCCGAAGCAGTACGTCGGACTCTTTGTGTTTTTCAGACCACAGCTGATCTCATGCAACAGTATCAGGTCCATGTTGAGATCCAGAGCCAGATGTTCGCCTACCTGTTCTTCTTCACCAATGCCTCGCTCTTCAATCTACTCATCGATAAAG gtcctgTGAGGGGCTGGTTCCAGCATTCCCAAGCATTGCAGATACAAGCATGTTTGCGGATGCTCCTAGACTGGGCGAAAGGAGCAGGACGGGCGCAGATCGCTCAGAAGTTTTTCGCCAAACTATGCAGCATGGTTACCATCCTCATCACACCCGCCCCACAGCTCTCGCAG atGAGTTGGAAAGTGTTGCGGACAGAACATCCGTCTCTGAAACCCGTCCAGCTTCACAGAATCCTTTCCCAGTACCACCTGACTGGCGAGGTGGGTTCTGTTCCAACCTGGCAACCAAGCAGTGAAGATGAAGCCTACGTTTACAGAACAG tggatCTGTTGGAGAACTTTGATAACCACCCTCCCATCGTGTTACCCAGTGCTGGGTTTAAGGTGGACCTGGAGAGTGAGTGTGTAGACGACAGCATATACAGACACCTGCTTTACATCCGACACTTTCTGTGGGGCCTTCGCACCAAGACCCATGGCAGCACAGACAGACAGGAAAATCCG CGtggagagggagaaggagaagTACGCATTTCTTCCATTGGAGGACGAGGAGAGAGTGCAGGAACTGAGGAAAGACCAAGAGAACGAACACACACTCCACATTACAGAAACGGAATGAGCGTCCGGCATGCTGCAGACCCGTCCTGCCTGCTTACTCCGCCAAACACACCAATGTACCCAGAATTCACACACACTCCGTACGCTAAACACTCCCAGCAGGAACGCATCCCAGCCAACGGGTGTACACGCTCCACTCCTGAGCACAAGAAGATCAATGGATACATCAGTAATGGTACTGAAG GCCCTCTTAATGGGTGTGGCTTTCCTTTCCCCATCCCTCTGGCCCAGACCCTGGGCAATAACTCTGACCCTGTGTGTTCCGTCTTTGTAGTGGACTTGGACAAAGGACCCTATGGCCTTGGAATGGGACTCATCGACGGACTT CACACTCCTCTGAATTCACCGGGGATCTACATCCGCACCCTGATTCCCGACGGACCAGCCGCTTCAGACGGACGGCTGCACATTGGAGACCGGATCCTGGCTGTAAATGGGAAAAGCCTCATTGGAGCCGATTACCAGAG TGCCGTGGATCTGATCAGACTGGGCGGAGGACGGCTTCGCTTTCTCGTGGCTAAATCAGATCCTGAAGTGTCGGAGAAGATCAGTGCCTCTTCCTGCTGA
- the radil gene encoding ras-associating and dilute domain-containing protein isoform X6, which produces MFYGSSSASMSLPSKSRLKRQSRTITQVLYRTLSYRDRRSVTDLPEQVRDDPAELSTQTSAPGVLKIFGDEISAGANYKSVLATPRSSAQELIKEALERYSLSKGSASSYVLCDVIGRFEGPERRWRTECLRALGSNEKPLLLQELWKPKEGFARRFELRRRAEVEELAAKEKDTVTAGPHTHSPVLTSTLSKGGHGKCQRSPLRGWRMVLPSTPTLKDINAQARKLQRNRAKGTMTLQHGSSFCRSLSETSLNLVGVVGEEPKRYSTLPVSGRARSDGCKEGGGVKHSLYQSPHLLLLQGYNRQDCLVYLLNKEQHTVGQETASTRPNICLSSPDILPLHCRIRRRRSSSSSSSSSSSFSSDYRLLLEPVGHGTVLINFTRIERPTPLRHGDLLSFGAHYIFLYRDPLSAKPLPGHTLTRLRTLGAKNVEACPTCGAAPREWVGFRQSSKSAKGPKKRKLALEFERAQEDALVNRVLTLIEPSGDDHKLTPAYLLCLCIQHSALSFPPGSFGKLLLKIAKKIQSIAWEKTKELAQKQAQHQDPASLSLLSISDLVPDLQVIFFWMANSIEILYFIQQKSPTYMQNIEMMDNKAGSKESLLSATISASEEVMTILEEVIMYTFQQCVYYITKTTADLMQQYQVHVEIQSQMFAYLFFFTNASLFNLLIDKGPVRGWFQHSQALQIQACLRMLLDWAKGAGRAQIAQKFFAKLCSMVTILITPAPQLSQMSWKVLRTEHPSLKPVQLHRILSQYHLTGEVGSVPTWQPSSEDEAYVYRTVDLLENFDNHPPIVLPSAGFKVDLESECVDDSIYRHLLYIRHFLWGLRTKTHGSTDRQENPRGEGEGEVRISSIGGRGESAGTEERPRERTHTPHYRNGMSVRHAADPSCLLTPPNTPMYPEFTHTPYAKHSQQERIPANGCTRSTPEHKKINGYISNGTEGPLNGCGFPFPIPLAQTLGNNSDPVCSVFVVDLDKGPYGLGMGLIDGLHTPLNSPGIYIRTLIPDGPAASDGRLHIGDRILAVNGKSLIGADYQSAVDLIRLGGGRLRFLVAKSDPEVSEKISASSC; this is translated from the exons ATGTTCTACGGCTCCTCTTCAGCCAGCATGTCACTGCCCTCAAAGAGCCGTCTGAAGCGCCAGAGCCGCACCATCACGCAGGTCCTGTACCGGACTCTGAGCTACCGGGACCGTCGCTCGGTTACCGACCTGCCTGAGCAAGTGCGGGACGACCCAGCTGAACTCTCCACGCAGACCTCAGCTCCAGGTGTTCTCAAGATCTTTGGAGATGAAATCAGCGCCGGGGCTAACTACAAGAGCGTTTTGGCTACTCCACGTTCCAGCGCACAGGAGCTCATAAAAGAGGCACTGGAGCGCTACTCACTGAGCAAAGGTTCAGCCAGTAGCTATGTGCTATGTGATGTGATTGGGCGGTTCGAGGGCCCTGAGCGACGGTGGAGGACAGAGTGCTTGCGGGCACTGGGCAGCAATGAGAAGCCTCTCCTTCTGCAGGAGCTCTGGAAGCCAAAGGAAGGATTCGCAAGGCGCTTCGAGCTCAGGCGGAGGGCTGAAGTAGAGGAGCTGGCAGCTAAAGAGAAAGACACGGTAACTGCAG GGCCTCACACACACTCCCCTGTGTTAACATCCACCCTGAGTAAGGGGGGACATGGTAAATGCCAGCGGAGTCCCCTCCGGGGCTGGCGTATGGTACTACCCAGCACTCCGACTCTTAAAG ATATAAACGCACAGGCACGGAAACTTCAGCGGAACCGCGCTAAGGGAACAATGACCCTGCAGCATGGCTCGTCCTTCTGCCGCAGCCTCAGTGAGACCAGTCTCAACCTAGTGGGCGTGGTGGGGGAGGAACCAAAGCGCTATTCTACACTGCCCGTGTCAGGCCGAGCACGCTCAGATGGATGCAAAGAGGGGGGCGGAGTCAAGCATTCCCTCTACCAATCACCTCATTTGCTGCTTCTCCAAGGATATAACAGACAA GACTGCCTGGTTTACCTGCTGAACAAAGAACAGCACACGGTAGGTCAGGAGACGGCAAGCACGCGGCCAAACATCTGTCTGTCATCTCCGGACATTCTCCCACTGCACTGCCGCATACGCCGCCGACGCTCGTCTTCCTCGTCCtcgtcctcttcttcttccttttcCTCAGACTATCGGCTCTTACTGGAACCGGTCGGCCACGGCACCGTGTTGATCAACTTCACTCGTATCGAGCGTCCCACTCCGCTGCGTCACGGCGACCTGCTGTCATTTGGTGCCCATTATATCTTCCTATACAGAGACCCACTAAGCGCCAAGCCACTACCTGGCCACACCCTGACCCGCCTCCGCACCCTCGGTGCCAAAAATGTGGAGGCATGTCCGACATGCGGTGCTGCCCCACGGGAGTGGGTGGGGTTTCGGCAAAGCTCAAAGAGTGCAAAGGGGCCAAAGAAGAGGAAGCTGGCGCTGGAGTTTGAGCGAGCCCAAGAGGATGCGCTGGTGAATCGGGTGCTCACGCTGATCGAGCCGAGCGGCGACGATCACAAGCTCACTCCCGCATATCTGCTCTGCCTGTGCATCCAACACTCAGCGCTTTCATTCCCACCCGGCAGCTTCGGGAAACTGCTCCTCAAAATCGCTAAGAAGATCCAGAGCATCGCATGG GAGAAGACAAAGGAATTGGCACAGAAGCAAGCTCAGCA TCAGGATCCAGCCTCCCTGTCACTGCTTAGCATCTCTGACCTTGTGCCGGATCTTCAGGTCATTTTCTTTTGGATGGCGAACTCCATCGAGATCCTGTACTTCATTCAGCAGAAATCACCTACATACATGCAAAATATTGAAATGATGGACAACAAAG CTGGATCTAAAGAGTCGCTCCTCTCGGCGACAATATCAGCCAGTGAAGAGGTGATGACTATTCTGGAGGAAGTCATCATGTACACATTTCAGCAGTGTGTCTACTACATTACAAAG ACCACAGCTGATCTCATGCAACAGTATCAGGTCCATGTTGAGATCCAGAGCCAGATGTTCGCCTACCTGTTCTTCTTCACCAATGCCTCGCTCTTCAATCTACTCATCGATAAAG gtcctgTGAGGGGCTGGTTCCAGCATTCCCAAGCATTGCAGATACAAGCATGTTTGCGGATGCTCCTAGACTGGGCGAAAGGAGCAGGACGGGCGCAGATCGCTCAGAAGTTTTTCGCCAAACTATGCAGCATGGTTACCATCCTCATCACACCCGCCCCACAGCTCTCGCAG atGAGTTGGAAAGTGTTGCGGACAGAACATCCGTCTCTGAAACCCGTCCAGCTTCACAGAATCCTTTCCCAGTACCACCTGACTGGCGAGGTGGGTTCTGTTCCAACCTGGCAACCAAGCAGTGAAGATGAAGCCTACGTTTACAGAACAG tggatCTGTTGGAGAACTTTGATAACCACCCTCCCATCGTGTTACCCAGTGCTGGGTTTAAGGTGGACCTGGAGAGTGAGTGTGTAGACGACAGCATATACAGACACCTGCTTTACATCCGACACTTTCTGTGGGGCCTTCGCACCAAGACCCATGGCAGCACAGACAGACAGGAAAATCCG CGtggagagggagaaggagaagTACGCATTTCTTCCATTGGAGGACGAGGAGAGAGTGCAGGAACTGAGGAAAGACCAAGAGAACGAACACACACTCCACATTACAGAAACGGAATGAGCGTCCGGCATGCTGCAGACCCGTCCTGCCTGCTTACTCCGCCAAACACACCAATGTACCCAGAATTCACACACACTCCGTACGCTAAACACTCCCAGCAGGAACGCATCCCAGCCAACGGGTGTACACGCTCCACTCCTGAGCACAAGAAGATCAATGGATACATCAGTAATGGTACTGAAG GCCCTCTTAATGGGTGTGGCTTTCCTTTCCCCATCCCTCTGGCCCAGACCCTGGGCAATAACTCTGACCCTGTGTGTTCCGTCTTTGTAGTGGACTTGGACAAAGGACCCTATGGCCTTGGAATGGGACTCATCGACGGACTT CACACTCCTCTGAATTCACCGGGGATCTACATCCGCACCCTGATTCCCGACGGACCAGCCGCTTCAGACGGACGGCTGCACATTGGAGACCGGATCCTGGCTGTAAATGGGAAAAGCCTCATTGGAGCCGATTACCAGAG TGCCGTGGATCTGATCAGACTGGGCGGAGGACGGCTTCGCTTTCTCGTGGCTAAATCAGATCCTGAAGTGTCGGAGAAGATCAGTGCCTCTTCCTGCTGA
- the radil gene encoding ras-associating and dilute domain-containing protein isoform X4: MFYGSSSASMSLPSKSRLKRQSRTITQVLYRTLSYRDRRSVTDLPEQVRDDPAELSTQTSAPGVLKIFGDEISAGANYKSVLATPRSSAQELIKEALERYSLSKGSASSYVLCDVIGRFEGPERRWRTECLRALGSNEKPLLLQELWKPKEGFARRFELRRRAEVEELAAKEKDTVTAGPHTHSPVLTSTLSKGGHGKCQRSPLRGWRMVLPSTPTLKDINAQARKLQRNRAKGTMTLQHGSSFCRSLSETSLNLVGVVGEEPKRYSTLPVSGRARSDGCKEGGGVKHSLYQSPHLLLLQGYNRQDCLVYLLNKEQHTVGQETASTRPNICLSSPDILPLHCRIRRRRSSSSSSSSSSSFSSDYRLLLEPVGHGTVLINFTRIERPTPLRHGDLLSFGAHYIFLYRDPLSAKPLPGHTLTRLRTLGAKNVEACPTCGAAPREWVGFRQSSKSAKGPKKRKLALEFERAQEDALVNRVLTLIEPSGDDHKLTPAYLLCLCIQHSALSFPPGSFGKLLLKIAKKIQSIAWEKTKELAQKQAQHQDPASLSLLSISDLVPDLQVIFFWMANSIEILYFIQQKSPTYMQNIEMMDNKAGSKESLLSATISASEEVMTILEEVIMYTFQQCVYYITKSLYVVLPALLDCSPFGSESSSEACRRATGTRACVCSVCVMPEAVRRTLCVFQTTADLMQQYQVHVEIQSQMFAYLFFFTNASLFNLLIDKGPVRGWFQHSQALQIQACLRMLLDWAKGAGRAQIAQKFFAKLCSMVTILITPAPQLSQMSWKVLRTEHPSLKPVQLHRILSQYHLTGEVGSVPTWQPSSEDEAYVYRTVDLLENFDNHPPIVLPSAGFKVDLESECVDDSIYRHLLYIRHFLWGLRTKTHGSTDRQENPRGEGEGEVRISSIGGRGESAGTEERPRERTHTPHYRNGMSVRHAADPSCLLTPPNTPMYPEFTHTPYAKHSQQERIPANGCTRSTPEHKKINGYISNVDLDKGPYGLGMGLIDGLHTPLNSPGIYIRTLIPDGPAASDGRLHIGDRILAVNGKSLIGADYQSAVDLIRLGGGRLRFLVAKSDPEVSEKISASSC; the protein is encoded by the exons ATGTTCTACGGCTCCTCTTCAGCCAGCATGTCACTGCCCTCAAAGAGCCGTCTGAAGCGCCAGAGCCGCACCATCACGCAGGTCCTGTACCGGACTCTGAGCTACCGGGACCGTCGCTCGGTTACCGACCTGCCTGAGCAAGTGCGGGACGACCCAGCTGAACTCTCCACGCAGACCTCAGCTCCAGGTGTTCTCAAGATCTTTGGAGATGAAATCAGCGCCGGGGCTAACTACAAGAGCGTTTTGGCTACTCCACGTTCCAGCGCACAGGAGCTCATAAAAGAGGCACTGGAGCGCTACTCACTGAGCAAAGGTTCAGCCAGTAGCTATGTGCTATGTGATGTGATTGGGCGGTTCGAGGGCCCTGAGCGACGGTGGAGGACAGAGTGCTTGCGGGCACTGGGCAGCAATGAGAAGCCTCTCCTTCTGCAGGAGCTCTGGAAGCCAAAGGAAGGATTCGCAAGGCGCTTCGAGCTCAGGCGGAGGGCTGAAGTAGAGGAGCTGGCAGCTAAAGAGAAAGACACGGTAACTGCAG GGCCTCACACACACTCCCCTGTGTTAACATCCACCCTGAGTAAGGGGGGACATGGTAAATGCCAGCGGAGTCCCCTCCGGGGCTGGCGTATGGTACTACCCAGCACTCCGACTCTTAAAG ATATAAACGCACAGGCACGGAAACTTCAGCGGAACCGCGCTAAGGGAACAATGACCCTGCAGCATGGCTCGTCCTTCTGCCGCAGCCTCAGTGAGACCAGTCTCAACCTAGTGGGCGTGGTGGGGGAGGAACCAAAGCGCTATTCTACACTGCCCGTGTCAGGCCGAGCACGCTCAGATGGATGCAAAGAGGGGGGCGGAGTCAAGCATTCCCTCTACCAATCACCTCATTTGCTGCTTCTCCAAGGATATAACAGACAA GACTGCCTGGTTTACCTGCTGAACAAAGAACAGCACACGGTAGGTCAGGAGACGGCAAGCACGCGGCCAAACATCTGTCTGTCATCTCCGGACATTCTCCCACTGCACTGCCGCATACGCCGCCGACGCTCGTCTTCCTCGTCCtcgtcctcttcttcttccttttcCTCAGACTATCGGCTCTTACTGGAACCGGTCGGCCACGGCACCGTGTTGATCAACTTCACTCGTATCGAGCGTCCCACTCCGCTGCGTCACGGCGACCTGCTGTCATTTGGTGCCCATTATATCTTCCTATACAGAGACCCACTAAGCGCCAAGCCACTACCTGGCCACACCCTGACCCGCCTCCGCACCCTCGGTGCCAAAAATGTGGAGGCATGTCCGACATGCGGTGCTGCCCCACGGGAGTGGGTGGGGTTTCGGCAAAGCTCAAAGAGTGCAAAGGGGCCAAAGAAGAGGAAGCTGGCGCTGGAGTTTGAGCGAGCCCAAGAGGATGCGCTGGTGAATCGGGTGCTCACGCTGATCGAGCCGAGCGGCGACGATCACAAGCTCACTCCCGCATATCTGCTCTGCCTGTGCATCCAACACTCAGCGCTTTCATTCCCACCCGGCAGCTTCGGGAAACTGCTCCTCAAAATCGCTAAGAAGATCCAGAGCATCGCATGG GAGAAGACAAAGGAATTGGCACAGAAGCAAGCTCAGCA TCAGGATCCAGCCTCCCTGTCACTGCTTAGCATCTCTGACCTTGTGCCGGATCTTCAGGTCATTTTCTTTTGGATGGCGAACTCCATCGAGATCCTGTACTTCATTCAGCAGAAATCACCTACATACATGCAAAATATTGAAATGATGGACAACAAAG CTGGATCTAAAGAGTCGCTCCTCTCGGCGACAATATCAGCCAGTGAAGAGGTGATGACTATTCTGGAGGAAGTCATCATGTACACATTTCAGCAGTGTGTCTACTACATTACAAAG TCCTTGTATGTGGTGTTGCCAGCCTTGTTGGACTGCAGCCCATTTGGAAGCGAGTCATCGTCGGAGGCTTGCCGGCGGGCGACGGGCACACGggcgtgtgtgtgcagtgtgtgtgttatgCCCGAAGCAGTACGTCGGACTCTTTGTGTTTTTCAGACCACAGCTGATCTCATGCAACAGTATCAGGTCCATGTTGAGATCCAGAGCCAGATGTTCGCCTACCTGTTCTTCTTCACCAATGCCTCGCTCTTCAATCTACTCATCGATAAAG gtcctgTGAGGGGCTGGTTCCAGCATTCCCAAGCATTGCAGATACAAGCATGTTTGCGGATGCTCCTAGACTGGGCGAAAGGAGCAGGACGGGCGCAGATCGCTCAGAAGTTTTTCGCCAAACTATGCAGCATGGTTACCATCCTCATCACACCCGCCCCACAGCTCTCGCAG atGAGTTGGAAAGTGTTGCGGACAGAACATCCGTCTCTGAAACCCGTCCAGCTTCACAGAATCCTTTCCCAGTACCACCTGACTGGCGAGGTGGGTTCTGTTCCAACCTGGCAACCAAGCAGTGAAGATGAAGCCTACGTTTACAGAACAG tggatCTGTTGGAGAACTTTGATAACCACCCTCCCATCGTGTTACCCAGTGCTGGGTTTAAGGTGGACCTGGAGAGTGAGTGTGTAGACGACAGCATATACAGACACCTGCTTTACATCCGACACTTTCTGTGGGGCCTTCGCACCAAGACCCATGGCAGCACAGACAGACAGGAAAATCCG CGtggagagggagaaggagaagTACGCATTTCTTCCATTGGAGGACGAGGAGAGAGTGCAGGAACTGAGGAAAGACCAAGAGAACGAACACACACTCCACATTACAGAAACGGAATGAGCGTCCGGCATGCTGCAGACCCGTCCTGCCTGCTTACTCCGCCAAACACACCAATGTACCCAGAATTCACACACACTCCGTACGCTAAACACTCCCAGCAGGAACGCATCCCAGCCAACGGGTGTACACGCTCCACTCCTGAGCACAAGAAGATCAATGGATACATCAGTAATG TGGACTTGGACAAAGGACCCTATGGCCTTGGAATGGGACTCATCGACGGACTT CACACTCCTCTGAATTCACCGGGGATCTACATCCGCACCCTGATTCCCGACGGACCAGCCGCTTCAGACGGACGGCTGCACATTGGAGACCGGATCCTGGCTGTAAATGGGAAAAGCCTCATTGGAGCCGATTACCAGAG TGCCGTGGATCTGATCAGACTGGGCGGAGGACGGCTTCGCTTTCTCGTGGCTAAATCAGATCCTGAAGTGTCGGAGAAGATCAGTGCCTCTTCCTGCTGA